One Clostridium estertheticum DNA segment encodes these proteins:
- a CDS encoding site-2 protease family protein: MIPAILLAFTFHEYAHAITADRLGDKTPRFQGRLTLNPIVHIDPMGFLLILLVGFGWAKPVQTNPSAYKNYYKDDLKVSAAGPIANLILGLVFAILYVLFERFSPLQGQLYTIIVKILAITGYLNCILFFLNLVPIPGFDGFHIVRDLFPKFFYNLSDSILRYQFLIFMVLIFPILPGGQSIFTYLVQVPGLWLFSLFTNIVGII, translated from the coding sequence ATGATACCGGCAATTTTATTAGCATTTACTTTTCATGAGTACGCACACGCTATCACAGCAGATAGGTTAGGAGACAAAACACCTAGATTTCAAGGAAGACTTACGCTGAATCCAATTGTTCATATAGATCCAATGGGATTTCTATTAATTTTATTAGTAGGATTTGGGTGGGCAAAACCCGTTCAGACAAACCCCAGTGCATATAAAAATTATTATAAGGATGATTTGAAAGTTTCAGCTGCAGGGCCAATTGCCAATTTAATCCTAGGCCTTGTATTTGCAATTTTGTATGTATTATTTGAAAGGTTTTCACCTCTTCAAGGTCAGTTATATACTATTATTGTAAAAATATTAGCCATTACAGGCTACCTTAATTGTATATTGTTTTTTCTTAATTTAGTTCCAATACCAGGCTTTGATGGATTTCATATAGTTAGGGATCTATTTCCAAAGTTTTTTTACAATTTATCAGATTCAATTCTTAGATATCAATTTCTAATATTTATGGTGTTAATATTTCCTATATTACCTGGGGGACAATCTATTTTTACTTATCTTGTTCAAGTACCGGGGTTGTGGCTATTTTCTCTTTTTACAAATATTGTAGGAATAA